The proteins below come from a single Chryseobacterium capnotolerans genomic window:
- a CDS encoding 30S ribosomal protein THX: MGKGDKKSRRGKINSGNYGKRRPRKASKSIVASEEKSKK; encoded by the coding sequence ATGGGAAAGGGAGACAAAAAATCCAGAAGAGGTAAAATCAATTCCGGAAACTATGGAAAAAGAAGACCTAGAAAGGCTTCAAAATCGATTGTAGCCTCAGAAGAAAAATCTAAAAAGTAA
- a CDS encoding DUF937 domain-containing protein codes for MSLIDLLTGNTSNQVAEQAENKFGINRNQVIALLAVATPLIISYLRNKSQDAKEAEALNSALDKDHNGSILNDPSQIEARQAEGGSILDHIFGGQKSTVENQLSQNTGISIDKIGPILAMLAPVVMGYIGQQKQQSNVGAGGLGDLLGGILGNASNQAQTQQSSPLNDILGSVLGSGQSQSSGNPLNDILGSVLGGGGNQQQQGNGGLGSILGNIFGK; via the coding sequence ATGAGCTTAATAGACCTACTTACAGGGAACACTAGCAACCAGGTTGCTGAACAGGCTGAAAACAAATTCGGAATCAATAGAAATCAGGTAATTGCTTTATTAGCAGTAGCTACTCCTCTTATCATTTCTTATCTTAGAAATAAATCTCAAGATGCTAAGGAAGCTGAAGCATTAAACAGTGCTCTAGATAAAGACCATAACGGAAGTATTTTAAACGATCCATCACAAATTGAAGCCAGACAGGCTGAAGGCGGATCTATACTTGATCATATCTTTGGCGGACAAAAAAGTACAGTAGAAAACCAGTTATCACAAAACACAGGGATCTCAATTGACAAGATAGGACCTATTCTTGCTATGTTGGCACCAGTTGTTATGGGATACATCGGACAACAAAAACAACAGAGCAATGTTGGAGCCGGAGGTTTAGGAGATCTTTTAGGTGGGATTTTAGGAAATGCTTCTAACCAGGCACAGACCCAACAATCTAGCCCATTAAATGACATTCTTGGAAGTGTTTTAGGTAGTGGGCAGTCTCAGTCATCAGGAAACCCATTGAATGATATCTTAGGAAGCGTACTTGGCGGTGGTGGAAACCAACAGCAACAAGGCAATGGCGGATTAGGAAGCATTCTTGGAAATATTTTTGGGAAATAA
- a CDS encoding DUF2975 domain-containing protein: MKLIGTNSLSTILNKILLIGCIGQLLYLGYLLFGFMVIYINQNTGTDYLSEIFKLGNFNNEGGKPVSDSLKFQFSIPFSDSVTTGDYNLHTLFSILFFLGFYSVFTFYLFKIFKGMSNDIIFNKEVIRSLKQFAFLNILFIPLFSITLYFINQSVYDIDPMFILIHLSMGIVILFIIEFFKKGYELQIQNDLTI; encoded by the coding sequence ATGAAACTCATTGGAACAAATTCACTATCTACAATCTTAAATAAAATACTGCTCATAGGATGCATTGGTCAATTGCTGTATTTAGGCTATCTCCTCTTTGGATTTATGGTCATTTACATCAATCAGAATACTGGTACAGATTATTTATCTGAGATATTTAAGCTTGGTAATTTCAATAACGAAGGAGGAAAACCTGTTTCTGATTCTTTAAAATTTCAATTCAGCATACCATTCTCCGATTCCGTTACTACAGGAGATTATAATTTACATACTCTATTTTCTATTCTATTTTTCTTAGGGTTCTACAGTGTATTCACTTTTTATTTATTTAAAATATTTAAAGGAATGAGCAATGATATTATTTTTAACAAGGAGGTAATTCGTTCACTAAAGCAGTTTGCCTTTCTTAATATTCTGTTTATCCCGCTGTTTTCAATCACTCTATACTTTATAAATCAATCTGTGTATGATATTGATCCCATGTTTATATTAATTCATCTATCCATGGGAATTGTTATTCTCTTCATCATAGAGTTCTTTAAAAAGGGATACGAATTACAGATACAAAACGACTTAACAATATAA
- a CDS encoding ankyrin repeat domain-containing protein, which yields MKQFQTLKKTFLSLLIIFSAISYSQELTHEHKQMLKYDNTAYFATIINKENMNTCYQIENNSYTLLGLAIKMNSQQVFQKLIEEKADLEKACDGKTPLMFAAKYGHADFTKKLLANGAKKDTKTDKGYTALDYARKYEKPEIIKLLE from the coding sequence ATGAAACAATTTCAAACACTCAAAAAAACATTTCTTTCCCTATTGATAATATTCTCTGCTATTAGCTATAGCCAAGAGCTAACCCATGAGCATAAGCAAATGCTGAAATATGATAATACTGCTTATTTTGCAACAATTATCAACAAAGAAAATATGAATACCTGCTATCAAATAGAAAATAATAGTTATACTTTACTGGGGCTGGCTATAAAAATGAACAGCCAGCAAGTATTTCAAAAACTTATTGAGGAAAAAGCAGATCTGGAAAAAGCTTGTGACGGAAAAACACCATTAATGTTTGCTGCTAAGTATGGTCATGCAGATTTCACTAAAAAACTTCTGGCCAATGGTGCTAAAAAGGATACCAAAACAGACAAAGGATATACAGCACTGGATTATGCCCGAAAATATGAAAAACCGGAAATCATCAAACTTCTGGAATAA
- a CDS encoding helix-turn-helix domain-containing protein, with amino-acid sequence MPIIINIDVMLAKRKMQSQELAEKIGITQANLSILKTGKAKALKISTLEAICTALDCQPGDILEFKP; translated from the coding sequence ATGCCTATCATTATCAATATTGATGTAATGCTCGCCAAACGAAAAATGCAGTCTCAGGAATTGGCAGAAAAAATAGGTATTACTCAGGCTAATCTTTCCATTTTAAAAACCGGAAAAGCCAAAGCTTTAAAAATCTCAACCTTAGAAGCCATTTGCACTGCGTTGGACTGCCAGCCAGGTGATATATTAGAATTCAAACCATAA
- a CDS encoding MATE family efflux transporter, translating into MAKYIDFIKKAFSGEETDFTKVNIRSAVLLLAIPMMLEMAMESVFALVDLYFVGHLKESGFAIQTVGLTESVLSIMYSIAIGMSMAATAMVARRIGEKNPEQASRSAAQVLLVSFAITLVLSILGVVYAEEILILMGSRPEAAAYGKNFTRIMMGSSTIIMLLFLINGIFRGTGNAMIAMKSLWIANIANIILCPVLIKGLGPIPAMGLTGAALATTIGRSIGVMYQLYHLLVADTQIRIKLPYFKADTALIKSIIKIATPGIFQFVIASCSWIFLAELVATTGGENASAGYQTALRLMMFFMLPAWGLSNAASTLVGQNMGANEMLRAEQSVMKTVKYNVIFMVIVSLIFVLFGNFLVGFFTQEVEIKDFAKNALYIMSIGFIFYGIGMVMINAFNGAGDTWTPTWVNLFGFWLFQIPLAYFLSKYLEMGPKGVFISIPAAETLITVVAFILFRRGKWKTVKV; encoded by the coding sequence ATGGCAAAGTATATTGACTTTATTAAAAAAGCCTTTAGTGGAGAAGAAACTGATTTTACAAAAGTAAATATCAGGAGTGCTGTTCTGCTTCTTGCCATTCCTATGATGTTGGAAATGGCGATGGAGTCAGTATTTGCATTGGTAGACTTGTATTTTGTAGGACATCTGAAGGAGAGTGGTTTTGCCATTCAGACGGTGGGGCTTACTGAGTCTGTACTTTCCATTATGTATTCTATCGCGATCGGGATGAGTATGGCTGCAACAGCGATGGTAGCGAGAAGAATTGGGGAGAAAAACCCTGAACAGGCATCCAGAAGCGCAGCACAGGTATTGCTGGTTTCATTTGCAATTACGCTTGTTCTAAGCATTTTAGGCGTTGTATATGCCGAAGAAATTCTGATTCTGATGGGATCAAGACCGGAAGCCGCTGCTTATGGAAAAAACTTTACGAGAATTATGATGGGAAGCAGCACAATCATTATGCTTTTATTCCTTATCAACGGGATCTTCCGAGGAACTGGAAATGCAATGATTGCTATGAAAAGTTTATGGATTGCGAATATTGCCAATATTATTCTCTGTCCTGTTCTTATTAAAGGATTGGGGCCAATTCCGGCAATGGGACTTACAGGAGCGGCGTTGGCTACTACTATTGGAAGAAGCATCGGGGTAATGTATCAGCTGTATCATCTTTTAGTGGCAGATACACAGATCAGAATTAAGCTCCCTTACTTTAAAGCAGATACAGCATTAATTAAATCTATCATAAAAATTGCAACTCCCGGAATTTTTCAGTTTGTAATTGCTTCGTGCAGCTGGATTTTTCTGGCTGAACTGGTAGCCACTACAGGAGGTGAAAATGCTTCGGCGGGGTATCAGACTGCTTTAAGATTAATGATGTTTTTTATGCTTCCGGCTTGGGGACTTAGTAATGCAGCATCCACTTTGGTGGGACAAAATATGGGAGCTAATGAAATGCTAAGAGCAGAACAGTCTGTAATGAAAACTGTGAAGTATAATGTGATCTTCATGGTAATTGTAAGTTTAATATTTGTTCTTTTCGGTAATTTCTTAGTAGGCTTCTTCACTCAGGAAGTAGAGATTAAGGATTTTGCTAAAAATGCACTGTACATAATGAGTATAGGGTTTATTTTCTATGGAATCGGGATGGTGATGATTAATGCATTCAATGGGGCAGGGGATACCTGGACACCAACTTGGGTGAATCTATTTGGATTCTGGCTGTTTCAAATTCCTTTAGCTTATTTTCTTTCCAAATATCTGGAAATGGGACCTAAAGGAGTATTTATCTCCATTCCAGCTGCAGAAACTTTGATTACTGTTGTTGCCTTTATTCTGTTTAGAAGAGGAAAGTGGAAAACCGTTAAAGTATAA
- a CDS encoding DUF2480 family protein, with the protein MSEEFEIRNKVAESGLVNFDLATLLPKGLRKGIDLKDFLFQEMILKEKDFREKVEAINVEEYRDSYIYIYNSVDTIIPLWAYFVLTAKLTDVAKKIVFGSKEDLEVILMHNAIQTYDFEDMRGKRVLVKGCSDKEIPENAYIELVEQLKPLVKSLMFGEACSNVPIVKN; encoded by the coding sequence ATGTCAGAAGAATTTGAAATCCGAAATAAAGTTGCTGAAAGCGGCCTTGTGAATTTTGACCTTGCTACTCTTCTTCCCAAAGGACTAAGAAAAGGTATTGACCTTAAAGATTTTCTTTTTCAGGAGATGATCCTGAAAGAGAAAGATTTCCGTGAAAAAGTAGAAGCCATTAATGTTGAAGAATACAGAGATTCTTATATTTATATTTACAATTCTGTAGATACTATTATTCCGCTGTGGGCTTATTTTGTACTGACGGCCAAGCTTACAGATGTTGCAAAAAAAATCGTATTTGGAAGCAAAGAAGATTTAGAAGTTATTCTGATGCATAATGCCATCCAGACCTATGATTTTGAAGACATGAGAGGAAAAAGAGTATTGGTAAAGGGATGTTCAGATAAGGAAATTCCTGAAAATGCTTATATAGAGCTGGTGGAGCAGCTAAAACCTCTTGTAAAATCTTTGATGTTTGGTGAAGCATGCTCTAATGTTCCGATTGTAAAGAATTAA
- the aspS gene encoding aspartate--tRNA ligase produces the protein MFRSHTNGELSLKNLNEEVTLSGWVQTIRDKGFMIWVDLRDRYGITQLVLDQERSSAQLMEEAKKLGREFVIQATGKVIERVSKNPNIPTGEIEILVEKLTILNDSQLPPFTIEDETDGGEELRMKYRYLDIRRNPVKDKLIFRHKMAQKVRNYLSDEGFIEVETPVLIKSTPEGARDFVVPSRMNPGQFYALPQSPQTFKQLLMVGGMDKYFQIVKCFRDEDLRADRQPEFTQIDCEMAFVEQEDVMNVFEGMTKTLIKDITGQEFGDFPRMTFADAMRKYGNDKPDIRFGMEFVELNELVKGKDFKIFDEAELVVGINIEGCADYTRKQIDELVDWVKRPQIGASGMVWVKFQNDGVKTSSVNKFYNEEDLAKIIEKFGAKEGDLMLILSGNENKVRAQLSALRMELGNRLGLRKGNVFAPLWVVDFPLLEWDEDTERYHAMHHPFTSPKPEDIHLLETDPGKARANAYDMVLNGNEIGGGSIRIFDRDLQSKMFDLLGFSKEEAEAQFGFLMNAFKYGAPPHGGLAFGFDRLVAILDGNEVIRDYIAFPKNNSGRDVMIDAPASIADAQLDELELKLDLKA, from the coding sequence ATGTTTCGATCACACACCAACGGAGAGCTATCTCTGAAAAATCTGAATGAAGAAGTTACACTATCTGGATGGGTACAGACTATCCGTGATAAAGGATTTATGATTTGGGTAGATCTTCGAGATCGTTACGGAATTACCCAGCTGGTATTGGACCAGGAGCGTTCTTCTGCACAATTAATGGAAGAAGCTAAAAAATTAGGCCGTGAATTCGTTATTCAGGCTACTGGAAAAGTAATTGAGAGAGTAAGTAAAAATCCTAATATTCCTACAGGAGAAATTGAGATTTTAGTTGAAAAACTAACCATTCTGAATGATTCTCAGCTTCCACCTTTCACTATTGAAGATGAAACTGATGGTGGGGAAGAATTAAGAATGAAATACCGTTACCTGGACATCAGAAGAAATCCTGTAAAAGATAAATTGATCTTCCGTCATAAAATGGCTCAGAAAGTAAGAAATTATTTATCTGATGAAGGTTTTATTGAGGTGGAAACTCCTGTTTTGATTAAGTCTACTCCGGAAGGGGCAAGAGACTTTGTCGTTCCGAGCAGAATGAACCCGGGACAGTTTTATGCTCTTCCACAGTCTCCACAGACTTTCAAACAGCTTTTGATGGTAGGTGGAATGGATAAATATTTCCAGATTGTAAAATGTTTCCGTGATGAGGATTTAAGAGCCGACAGACAGCCGGAATTTACACAGATAGATTGTGAGATGGCTTTTGTAGAGCAGGAAGACGTAATGAACGTTTTCGAAGGAATGACCAAAACGCTTATCAAAGATATTACAGGTCAGGAATTTGGAGATTTCCCAAGAATGACCTTCGCAGATGCAATGAGAAAATACGGAAATGACAAACCGGATATCCGTTTCGGGATGGAATTCGTAGAATTGAACGAGCTTGTAAAAGGAAAAGACTTTAAAATATTTGATGAAGCTGAACTGGTTGTCGGAATCAATATTGAAGGATGTGCAGACTATACAAGAAAGCAGATTGATGAGCTTGTGGATTGGGTAAAACGTCCACAGATTGGTGCTTCAGGAATGGTTTGGGTTAAATTCCAGAATGACGGAGTGAAAACCTCATCGGTAAACAAATTCTATAACGAAGAAGATTTAGCGAAAATCATTGAAAAATTCGGAGCTAAAGAAGGTGACTTAATGTTGATTCTTTCTGGAAACGAGAACAAAGTAAGAGCTCAGCTTTCTGCATTGAGAATGGAGCTTGGTAACCGTTTAGGGTTAAGAAAAGGAAACGTATTTGCACCACTTTGGGTTGTTGACTTCCCTCTATTAGAATGGGATGAAGACACTGAAAGATATCACGCAATGCACCACCCTTTCACATCTCCAAAACCTGAAGACATTCACTTACTGGAAACAGATCCTGGAAAAGCAAGAGCCAACGCTTATGATATGGTACTTAACGGTAACGAAATCGGAGGTGGATCTATCAGAATTTTCGACAGAGATCTTCAATCTAAAATGTTTGACCTGTTAGGATTCTCAAAAGAAGAAGCAGAAGCTCAGTTTGGATTCTTAATGAATGCATTTAAGTACGGAGCACCGCCACATGGTGGTTTAGCATTCGGATTTGACCGTTTGGTAGCGATCCTTGATGGAAATGAAGTGATCAGAGATTATATCGCATTCCCTAAGAACAATTCCGGGCGTGATGTAATGATTGATGCGCCGGCTTCCATTGCTGATGCACAACTTGATGAACTAGAGTTAAAATTAGATTTAAAAGCATAA